The genomic window GCCTTACGCGAGCTCTCCCGATCTCTACGCCGGCTCTGAGCGGACTGTCCGTAAACAAGAGAGGAATGAAGCCCCTGAATCTGAAAGCACAGATTCCACATCCTCGACAGGGCCTTCAGCTCAGCACCATTTACTGCAGCACAGCGTGAccaccgctctctcgcctgcGAAACGGAGTAACGCACCACGGACAAGACCTTCGAAAATGGCACAGCGCTCCTCTCCGGTGGAAGCGGCCAATGCTTCGGTGGCCTCCTCGGCTGGCACCTCAGCTGCAGGTACAGACTTCCACACCCAAGCGCTTCAGTATGCACTGCGGCTTCTGCACGAGCGTATGCGCGATGGCAGCGGAGGGAGGTCTGCAGATGGCGGTGCGGTATCCCTtgcagcggctgccacgGGAGAGTGTGACTCGCTGTTCCACACCAGTGGACCACCCGCGCACGTGCGAAAGCGAACCCGGTCGGACGGCGGTACCTcaagagaggcagagcgTGTGCGGGCTTTGCAactggtggagcagctgctgcgcgatcaACTACGCTGACGGCGCTACAAGGACTCATttacgtgtgcgcgtgctgtgCGCGGGTACGAGGGCTCGGAAGCGGccgtggtgtgtgtgtgtgtgcgtgtgaatgAGGCAAGTACCATCTTGCACGCGAGAGCGCAcaacctgcagcagtgcagctgcTATTTTTACCTTTCCCacatacagacacacagacaggtGCCTTTAATTCACACTAATACACGCACAACGCTGGTGTGTCGCGCACGTAGGTCAACTGCACCTGGAGACAGACGTCGAGTGTCGCGGCTTCAGTTACTCCGATCCAGGAGAAAGTAACATGTGCAGCTTGGAGCTGGGGTAAGCACCCTTTTTCGACTCTCGCATGTTCAACGCTTACGAGTTCCAGCGCGGGTTTTCCGACTCACATGCAATCAGGTGAGCGTGCTTGTATCGCTCTGCCAACGCTTCGTGGTTTGTGCATTGTATATCTCTCTCAGTGCCGCTCTTCGGATTCATCTGATTTTTTCACACCCTCACATTGGCATCTCTGCGTACTCACCACATCCTCTCGTGCATGTGCGTAGTCGCTTGTAAGGACGATGCTGGCACGCACATAGGGCATCCCTCGGCAACACGCGCGCTTGCCTACTGGCGAGACTAAGgacctccctctccctcagaTGCTAGAAAGACGAGCACACCTACCTGCACGGCGAGGGCAACTccgagaaggggagaggcgctgTGGTCTAAGGACGCGGGGCCATCCACAGTGTGGCTGGCTGATCTCTCTTCCACAGCTTCCTTCTCCACGCCTCTGCGGTCCGGGAGCAGGGGAGCTGGCATGTGTGTCGTCACCGCTACCTCGAGCGACACCTTCTGCTACCGCAATTGAAGATGCACCTGCGCTGGTAGTGACAGTGGCAAACCATGCGGCATCTGAGGCAGATGGTGAATGGACCCAGCTTGACCGCTTGCTCACGATAGAGAGCACATGAGGAGAGACAGGCCAATGCACATGAGAGACATAGTGaatgagtgtgcgtgtgtctgtagAAGGAATAGAGGCACAGTAGAagcatcccccccccccccccacacacacagaagttGTCACAGCTACGTGTATGGCTGGCCGAGCAGCAGACCTATGCCATCGACGTGGTGCCTCTTGTTGGTCTTGTCTCGCTTTCCTTGTGTTTTCTTTTACAAATCAGTGCCACCACTACACACGCAGAAACTCATAGTGATGGGCACGTGGAGCGTTTTCACTTGTCTCTcctgcgtgcgcgtgtgagcGGCTAGGGGGGTCTgttctgcgtgcgtgcacccCGTTGCCTGTGCGGGATTATCGTCTTTGCTTGCCGCAGACCAACGCACGCAATCACCACTGCATGTACAATGTGCGGCTCTTCTGTGGTTCCTCTCTGATCACTTTTGGCCTCATTGCGTGTGACTGAGCCAGTGTCTGAGtgcgctccccctctcatgCCCCTCGCCCTGCTCCTCACTCTGTGTGAGGACTGTCTAGTGCCGCGGCGAGATCTCACTGCGCAAGAAGGATGGGGTGGTGTActgcaagagagaaggaggggttTGGCGCTTCCCGATGTCTGTTGTGCGGTGAATACGCCATACGCGGACGCTAAGGCACAGACACGTACCCCTTCCCAATGTGCCTTCCGCACCgcatcgctctcttcctcttttcttcttttttttttgcaggGGGGGTTTGCTCATGCACTGCCTGCCCAGCCGGTGCAACAACTCCACCACTCCAATTTGCACACTTCCCGCCCCCACTCGCGGCGCTtgtgcgtgcctctgtgcctgtccatgcttgtgcgtgtgcatgtgtggctTCCTTTTCTATTTTCCTGGCGTGCCTCCTGCCTTACGTGTCGCAGTGAATTTCTCTTCTGCCCCTTTCCCCCATCCTTCCTTGTGTGATGCCTGTACGAGTGCTGTGCCTGCATGGCTCTCGGCAGACGCGGGAGATCTTCCAGAATCAACTGAGCCTCTTCCAGGATGACCTTGCCCACATTGCAGAGCTTGTGTTTCTAGAGGCACCGCATGTTCTCCCTTTCATCACAGCGCAAGATGACATCCTCACACGATCGTGGTGCAGCACGGACGACAAAGAAGACTATAGCGCTGGAGATGCACTGGTGGCGTCGGCGATGCAGCCCGGCGGCCCAGACACTGACCTTGCCTTCACCATCATGTTTGGCTTCTCGCAGGGCGCATTGATGATTTATCGATACCTGTGGCTGCACGCGAGAGACACCGCAGTGTCTTCGCAGCTACGTGGTGTCATCGTAGCCGGGGCGCAAGATCCACGGCGCATGCTGCCGTGCAGCGGAGGCCGCACACTGTCTCAGCTCCCCTCTGACCGCGCTGCGGGCTCCTTTGCCGGGCCCCCCGTCTTTGGCGCGTTGCCCTTTCTTCACCTCATTGGCAGGAAGGACACCATCGTGGCACCGGAGGAAAGTGCCGCCTTCGCGCaggtgtgcagcagcacctctcgTGCTCTCTTCCACGAGCATGCGCACAGTATTCCTGCACTGAAGGAAGTGCGCACAGCAGTGCGAGAGGTCTGCCTGGCAGCCTCGATGAGCTCAGTCAAGGTGGCCGAGGCGCTCGAGGCCCGTgccgaggagctggagatgGTTCGCTCCATGTACGAGGAGGGGTGCGTTCTAACCCGTGGTGACGAGACTCTCGTGCGCATTCCACTCTTCACCGACGCGGAGTCTCTGCTggcgtcttcctcttcatcGGTGACGGTGTCGCTGGATGCGTCTACGGTGCACGCCCTTGAGCGCATCAAGGTTTGCTTCCACGTTCCCTGGAGCTACCCGTCAACGTTGCCGATGGTAGAGATAACTGGTGGTCCAACCTGGCACTCGGTCAAGTACGAGCGCTGGGCAGCAGGCATGGTGGTGCGCACCTCGGCCTACCTCGCTGACGAACTCGGTGTCGGGACGGCTATGCTGCTGCCAGCCTACCTCTACACCGCTGGGCTGGCGCAAGAGGAAGTGGACATCCTTCTCGATGTGTTCACCAAGGAAGCGTGCAGCGGCGACCGTGCTCACGGCTGCTGTGACGGCGGGGCTgacggagaagctgcagtgTCACAGCTAGCTGATCCTTGGGCTACCGAGGACGAGTTGCTCCGACAAACGTACATCACTGAGGCGGAGGCAAAAGCTGCCGAAGTCCTCTTGGCTGAGGCAAAGCGCAACCGCGATTGCCGCCGGCCAGCCAcagacggcggcgatgacggccGAGATGCTGAGAGCGAGGTGGTCGAGCTTGAGGCCCCTACGgccgctggtggcggtggcgggacCTGCACGCTAACAATCGGCTTGATTGGCAAGCCCAGCGCTGGTAAGAGCACCTTCTTCAACGCAGTCACGAACCCGGCCGACGAGAGCGACGCGGCGCGTGTTGCATCTTTCCCTTTCACCACTATCGAACCAAACATTGGCACTGCTCTGGCGCCTCTGTACTGCCCATGTGCGACGCTGCGCGCGGCAGAGTTGGCGCCTGCTGATGACGACGCCACAGGCGTGACTGCAGCAGCCTGCAGTGCGTCGTCGTGTAACGCTGCTCTTTCCTCCGGCCTTACTGGGACTCTGTGCGATGCAGCTTACGGTCACGTATGTGCGCTGGGCAGCGACCGCTTTCGCCGACATCCGGTAAAGGTGAAGGACGTGGCCGGGCTTGTGCAGGGCGCCTACCAAGGCAAGGGCAAGGGGAACCAGTTCTTGAATGATCTGTGCGATGCAGACGTGCTGGTACACGTGGTGGATGGTGCGGCTGCCACGGAGGCGGACGGTACGGCGTGCACCCCCGGCCAGGGCTCCACGATGGAGGACATTGCGTGGGTGCGCTCGGAGGTGCACAGCTGGATCTACGACAACCTTCGAGCCAAGTGGACGAGCCTTGTGAGGCAGCCGACAAAACTGCGCACCATGTTCAGCGGCTACCGGAGCACACCAGCCTTCGTGGACCGCGTGTTGCGGCGCGTCGGAATCGCCAATGATATCGCGCTGACCGCAATTCTACGCACATGGGGGCCTCAGGAGCTACACGCGTTCGTGGCTCTGTACATTCGTCTGCGCTTTCCACTGATCGTGGCTCTGAACAAGGCAGAcctccccgctgctgctggcgtggCAGAAGCGTTGCGCCAGGCGTACCCGCACGAGGTGTTCGTCCCCATGACGGCGAGGATAGAGTGGCTGGCGCTTCAACTGAGCCGCAAAGGCTACATTGACTACACGTCTGGTGTTGCATCGCTGAGTGGCACATTTGGGCACGGAGACGCTGCCAACCTGGACAAGAGCGTGCACCAGGAGCTGTACGACGTCACCTCCTTCTTCCGCACCACTACTCCCTCGCAAGAGGTTCTGTCGTCGCCCTTGCTGCGGACCACAACCGGGGTGCAAGATGTGCTGgccgcggcgatggaggCCTGCGGGGTGATGCTTGTGTACCCTGTCCGTACCTTTCACCCCGTCACCTCGCTTGCCCACTGTCTCACGTTCAAGCTGGGCAGCTCTGCTGGGAGGGTGTTTGACGCGCTTGTGCATCTGAAGCTGCTTGAGGGAAAGCTGGTGCGCTTCGAGGTGATCGACCTCGCACCTgtgaagcggctgctgcttcagcagcttaTGGCATCTCTGCCCAGCATCCCATCGAATGAAGCGTCAACAGCAGTGCCAGCGCAGCCGAAGCAGCGTACTGTGGAACTGCCAACACTTGTGAAAACACTACGCAAGACAGAGGTGATCAGCTCTTCAGTGGTACTGGCGCGCATTCTCTCCAACAAGTTCCAGCCTGCCTAGCATTGGGGGACGGTAGCGACTCACCTCCGAGATGTAGTTCTACAGACGGGCGCCTTCTACTGAACCTGACAGCTAGTTTTAGCAGTGTGTCACCGGTCCTCAGGGACTTGGGTGggtttgtgtgttttctctGCGGCACGCCACCTCTCACCTTCTCGACGGCTCCTCAGTAAACTAgcctcgcccctctccttcctcgcccccctttctctctctcgtcagCGTTCACATCATCCCCCGGCTTTGTGGAGGAGCGACGAGTACTGATCTTCTACACATGCAAACGGAAACAAACTGGGCTTGACACATGCCGCTTGCTGACACTCGCTTGGATACATGTGGACGGTCTCATTACTTCGGCACTGCCTGTTTGCGGTTTCTCTTGTTGCACCGCGtccctctttctgctctctcAAGTCGAGTGACCTTCACAGCGTAAGGCAGCGTGGTGATGGGGGTGAAGGTAGGTGGGTCAGTGCTACGGAGATCTTTGATCGACGCcttgtgcgtgcctgtgtgtgcatgtgcttctttctccctgtcccctcctcgctcagGCTGTGTGCATTCCTTTGCCGTTCACTGCTTCAGCTCCCACTATTCAACGCACCGTGCCCTTTcattccctcttctctctccagaAGTTTGACTCTGCTGTTGTCGCTCGCAATGTGCCTGTGGTTGGCTGGTGTCACAACTGCGATCGCTGTAGTGCCGCTCAACCCAGACACATGACTCTCTTCTGGGAGTGCTTCtaccctcctccctctccacccacacCGCTCACAGTTCCGTGTCATCAGAGAGAACACAACCACAAACTCTGTTTGCTCCTTCGTCCACAACACGCATGTCTTTCAACTACTCTTTATCTTCCCGCTTATTCTTTCTCACCAACATCACAGCTGACTAATGATGAAGGTGCGTCTTGGTCAGTCAAAGCTGATGACAaactctcactctctctctctcctt from Leishmania panamensis strain MHOM/PA/94/PSC-1 chromosome 32 sequence includes these protein-coding regions:
- a CDS encoding hypothetical protein (TriTrypDB/GeneDB-style sysID: LpmP.32.3300) — its product is MPVRVLCLHGSRQTREIFQNQLSLFQDDLAHIAELVFLEAPHVLPFITAQDDILTRSWCSTDDKEDYSAGDALVASAMQPGGPDTDLAFTIMFGFSQGALMIYRYLWLHARDTAVSSQLRGVIVAGAQDPRRMLPCSGGRTLSQLPSDRAAGSFAGPPVFGALPFLHLIGRKDTIVAPEESAAFAQVCSSTSRALFHEHAHSIPALKEVRTAVREVCLAASMSSVKVAEALEARAEELEMVRSMYEEGCVLTRGDETLVRIPLFTDAESLLASSSSSVTVSLDASTVHALERIKVCFHVPWSYPSTLPMVEITGGPTWHSVKYERWAAGMVVRTSAYLADELGVGTAMLLPAYLYTAGLAQEEVDILLDVFTKEACSGDRAHGCCDGGADGEAAVSQLADPWATEDELLRQTYITEAEAKAAEVLLAEAKRNRDCRRPATDGGDDGRDAESEVVELEAPTAAGGGGGTCTLTIGLIGKPSAGKSTFFNAVTNPADESDAARVASFPFTTIEPNIGTALAPLYCPCATLRAAELAPADDDATGVTAAACSASSCNAALSSGLTGTLCDAAYGHVCALGSDRFRRHPVKVKDVAGLVQGAYQGKGKGNQFLNDLCDADVLVHVVDGAAATEADGTACTPGQGSTMEDIAWVRSEVHSWIYDNLRAKWTSLVRQPTKLRTMFSGYRSTPAFVDRVLRRVGIANDIALTAILRTWGPQELHAFVALYIRLRFPLIVALNKADLPAAAGVAEALRQAYPHEVFVPMTARIEWLALQLSRKGYIDYTSGVASLSGTFGHGDAANLDKSVHQELYDVTSFFRTTTPSQEVLSSPLLRTTTGVQDVLAAAMEACGVMLVYPVRTFHPVTSLAHCLTFKLGSSAGRVFDALVHLKLLEGKLVRFEVIDLAPVKRLLLQQLMASLPSIPSNEASTAVPAQPKQRTVELPTLVKTLRKTEVISSSVVLARILSNKFQPA